A stretch of Physeter macrocephalus isolate SW-GA chromosome 1, ASM283717v5, whole genome shotgun sequence DNA encodes these proteins:
- the TMEM41A gene encoding transmembrane protein 41A, with translation MRPLLGLLLVFAGCTFALYWLSTRLPRESTLGTAKEAGDRSLWFPSDLAELRELSEVLREYRKEHQAYVFLLFCSAYLYKQGFAIPGSSFLNVLAGALFGPWLGLLLCCLLTSVGATCCYLLSSVFGKQLVVSYFPDRVALLQRKVEENRNSLFFFLLFLRLFPMTPNWFLNLSAPILNIPIVQFFFSVLIGLIPYNFICVQTGSILSTLTSLDALFSWGTAFKLLAIALLALVPGTLTKKFSQKDLHLNETSNAHHLNNRKDT, from the exons ATGCGCCCCCTGCTCGGCCTCCTCCTGGTCTTCGCCGGCTGCACCTTCGCCCTGTACTGGCTGTCGACGCGACTGCCCCGCGAGTCGACACTGGGCACAGCCAAGGAGGCTGGAGACAG GTCATTGTGGTTCCCCTCGGACCTGGCCGAGCTGCGGGAACTCTCTGAGGTCCTTCGAGAGTACCGGAAGGAGCATCAGGCCTACGTGTTCCTGCTTTTCTGCAGCGCCTACCTCTACAAACAGGGCTTTGCCATCCCTGGCTCCAGCTTCCTG aaTGTTTTAGCCGGTGCTTTGTTTGGGCCATGGCTGGGGCTTCTCCTGTGCTGTCTGCTGACCTCGGTGGGTGCCACATGCTGCTACCTGCTCTCCAGTGTTTTTGGCAAACAGCTGGTGGTCTCCTATTTTCCTGACAGAGTGGCCCTGCTGCAGAGGAAG GTGGAGGAGAACAGAAacagcttgttttttttcttactgtttttgaGACTTTTCCCCATGACGCCAAACTGGTTCTTGAACCTCTCGGCTCCAATTCTGAACATCCCCATCGTgcagtttttcttctctgttcttatCG gTTTGATCCCATATAATTTCATCTGTGTGCAGACGGGCTCCATCCTGTCAACCCTGACTTCTCTGGATGCTCTTTTCTCCTGGGGAACTGCCTTTAAGCTGTTGGCCATTGCCCTGCTGGCCTTAGTTCCTGGAACCCTCACTAAAAAATTTAGTCAGAAGGACCTACATTTGAATGAAACAAGCAACGCTCATCATCTAAATAATAGAAAGGACACCTGA